The following are encoded together in the Candidatus Limnocylindrales bacterium genome:
- a CDS encoding response regulator: MRNKIMRHSESGREVVKVLIVDNHAFFRRTLRSYLEEIKGFEVMEEAEEGEDVFKLMEKLSPHLILMDVFLSGNRNSFKICKLLKQRNPALKIILYSLYDLEIQEGNNLGIDGFLVKDALFDGLLPLVREFFQNQKRKVIYH; the protein is encoded by the coding sequence TTGAGAAATAAAATCATGCGGCATTCTGAGTCTGGTAGAGAAGTGGTTAAAGTCCTCATCGTGGACAATCATGCATTCTTTAGAAGAACTTTGAGAAGTTATCTTGAGGAAATTAAAGGCTTCGAAGTTATGGAGGAAGCAGAGGAGGGCGAGGATGTTTTTAAGCTTATGGAGAAACTGAGTCCCCACCTTATCCTGATGGATGTTTTTCTTTCAGGAAACCGTAACAGTTTCAAAATCTGTAAGCTTCTTAAACAGAGAAACCCGGCTTTAAAGATTATTCTCTACTCCTTATATGATCTTGAAATACAAGAGGGAAATAACCTGGGGATTGATGGCTTTTTAGTCAAAGATGCGCTCTTTGATGGACTTTTGCCCTTAGTAAGGGAATTTTTCCAAAATCAGAAAAGGAAAGTAATCTACCATTAA
- a CDS encoding SBBP repeat-containing protein, with amino-acid sequence MMMNSKKRRNYLIGFVLGLMVSCPLSTGADNEQRTGGHTPAYLALSNLPLSFEVNQGQSDAQVKFLSRGSGYSLFLTANEAVLVLNPITDIQNRGDPSGASVKDNRRRTTDHPYVLRMHLVGANPSPQVMGLDELPGKSHYLTGNDPQKWHIQIPTFARVKYGEIYPGIDLIYYGNQQQLEYDFVIAPGADPGKIRLAFTGADDIQVSPEGDLVLALADETIRLHKPHIYQEIDGIQQKIPGRYVRLEPSSQPPEEDPPTTDCKSQTTFSFEIAAYDPGRPLIIDPVLSYFTTLTGSKNNVGNGIAVDAAGGIYVTGYTVSTDFSVGATGGQPLQSSSGGGSSDAFVAKLNVAGTAIVYATYLGGNGTDIGNSIAVDTFGNAYITGSTTSTNFPVTTGALDTNCGTDGNCNSVGALSFLDAFVAKLNPTGTGLIYATYLGGSGDDEGFGIAVNTSGNAYVTGRTKSLDFTTVNALQANNGGIQDAFIAKLNTAGSTLVYSTYFGGSGSDAGFGIALDSSENVYLTGETESLNFPTLNPFQSALGGLPLISKDAFVAKLNGSGNTLLYSTYLGGSDTDKGLGIAVDNSGKIYVTGITSSMNFPVANPFQASYQGSQDAFVAKLDPSQSGGASLVYSTYLGGTATDEGFAIAVDAIGNAYITGDTGSNNFPLAIPFQPTISGGFDAFLTKLSATGTTLLYSTFIGRNSNDRGLGVAVDTSGNAYVAGSLGSDVLIVKATPSIDLAVIKTDDPDPVLAGQSLTYTVTVTNKGPDVATGVTLTDTLPGNVILISATPSQGTSCTLIGVQVICNLGTLNAGASATVTLEVTAPAVATTLTNTVTVTGIEPDSNGTNNTTSQTTTVNPAADLSITKTDNPDPVLTGQTLTYTLTVLNQGPSGATNVTVTDTLPGNVTFVSATPSQGTGCTQESGKVTCGLGAIASGNTATLTILLIPQAGGSLTNTATVTATEADPDGNNNKVTQDTTVTPVANLSITQSDTPDPVLAGQKLTYLLTVGNGGPDPATGVTVVDTLPGSVTFISTTPTQGSCGNTGSTVTCNLGTLAKGATATVTILVTAPLTAMNLTNTATVTGNEIDSNGTNNTVAESTTVNPAADLSITQTDTPDPLFAGQNLTYLLQVTNNGPSGATGVTVTDTLPGGVSFLSVTPSQGSCSGTGVLTCNLGTLVNGVTATITISVTVPLTAGTLTNTATVTGSPADPNSANNTSAETTSVNAADLSLKKVGSPNPVFAGENLTYLLTVTNNGPSTATGITLSDTLPLGVTFVSANAGQGTGCTLTGGKVNCSLGSLTRGSTATVTLLVAAPLVAGTLTNTATVTANEPDLTNSNNTATITTTVSPPPTPTPTPTPTPTATPTPTPAPTLTPTPLPTPNITSIPWGIQGDIPIPGDYNGDKKADPTVWRPGEGDWFILLDPTIVQPWGIQGDKLVPGEYDGDGKEDIAVFRPSTGTWFILGSSSGPLVRTFGTRSDIPVPADYDGDGITDLAIFRPSLGIWVISPSSSPGGPVPVPQPSNLIQIPWGIAGDTPVPADYDGDGKADVAVWRATDGNWYLNFSSGGFDTVTLGLPTLSGDTPVPADYDGDGKTDIAIWRPGNGTWYFTLSSTGLLNSRSWGLFGDIPVPADYDGDGRADLAVWRPVDGTWNIVFDKTGTPPLTPTPTPTPNPSTPEPLITFWGIQGDIPVPGDYNGDKKDDLAVWRPGEGSWFILLDPPIIQPWGTKGDKLVPGDYDGDGKEDIAVFRPSVGAWIILGSSSGPLIRVFGTSTDTPVPADYDGDKITDLAIFRPSLGVWMINLSGNPGGSGSGNLLQVVWGMAGDIPVPGDYDGDGKEDVAVWRPGDGNWYINFSSGGFTIFPLGLPVLPDDIPVPADYDGDGKTDIAIWRPGDGTWHITFSSTGLFGTKQWGLFNDVPVPADYNGDGKADLAVWRPSDGSWNITFDK; translated from the coding sequence ATGATGATGAACTCAAAAAAGCGAAGAAATTACCTGATCGGTTTTGTGTTGGGGCTTATGGTAAGTTGTCCGTTGTCCACCGGAGCAGACAATGAGCAACGAACCGGGGGTCATACACCTGCCTATCTGGCACTCAGTAACCTGCCTTTAAGCTTTGAAGTCAATCAGGGTCAGAGTGATGCGCAAGTAAAATTTCTGTCCCGTGGCAGCGGTTATAGTCTGTTTTTGACGGCCAACGAAGCCGTACTGGTTCTAAATCCTATAACCGATATTCAAAATAGAGGGGATCCCTCTGGTGCCTCAGTAAAGGATAACAGACGAAGAACAACCGACCATCCCTATGTTTTACGCATGCACCTGGTCGGTGCCAATCCCTCTCCTCAGGTGATGGGACTGGATGAGCTACCCGGTAAAAGTCATTATCTGACAGGTAATGATCCGCAAAAGTGGCACATCCAGATTCCTACTTTTGCCCGGGTCAAATATGGGGAGATATACCCCGGCATAGACCTGATTTACTACGGTAACCAACAGCAATTGGAGTATGATTTCGTTATTGCTCCCGGTGCAGACCCCGGAAAGATCCGGCTGGCTTTCACAGGTGCAGATGACATCCAGGTAAGTCCGGAAGGGGATCTTGTTCTGGCCCTTGCCGATGAAACTATCCGTTTACATAAACCTCATATTTACCAGGAGATCGACGGAATCCAACAGAAGATCCCGGGTCGTTATGTACGTCTCGAACCTTCTTCACAGCCCCCGGAAGAAGACCCCCCGACCACGGACTGCAAATCACAAACCACGTTTAGCTTTGAAATAGCTGCCTATGATCCCGGCAGACCCCTCATTATCGATCCTGTGTTGAGTTATTTTACAACCCTTACCGGTAGCAAGAATAATGTTGGTAACGGGATTGCTGTAGATGCTGCGGGAGGTATCTATGTGACCGGTTATACGGTATCAACGGATTTTTCGGTTGGGGCAACAGGGGGACAACCTTTACAGTCCTCTTCTGGAGGAGGTTCCTCAGATGCTTTCGTAGCCAAGTTAAATGTTGCGGGAACGGCCATTGTTTATGCTACATATCTGGGGGGTAATGGAACAGATATCGGTAATAGTATTGCGGTAGACACGTTCGGCAACGCTTATATAACAGGATCTACTACCTCAACCAACTTTCCGGTAACTACCGGAGCCCTGGATACGAATTGCGGTACGGATGGTAATTGTAATAGTGTAGGAGCCCTTAGTTTTCTGGATGCCTTTGTAGCTAAATTGAATCCTACCGGCACCGGTCTGATCTATGCCACCTATTTGGGCGGAAGTGGCGATGATGAAGGTTTTGGAATTGCCGTAAATACCTCCGGTAATGCCTATGTAACCGGGCGAACGAAATCGCTGGACTTTACGACAGTAAATGCACTTCAAGCCAATAACGGTGGAATTCAAGATGCCTTTATTGCGAAGCTCAATACGGCAGGAAGTACTTTGGTTTATAGTACTTACTTCGGAGGGAGTGGGAGTGATGCGGGTTTCGGTATTGCTCTGGATTCCTCCGAAAATGTTTACTTAACCGGAGAAACCGAGTCACTCAACTTTCCAACCCTGAATCCCTTCCAATCAGCCTTAGGTGGTTTACCCCTTATTAGCAAGGATGCCTTTGTGGCAAAATTAAACGGAAGTGGCAATACACTGCTGTATTCTACCTACCTGGGGGGCAGTGACACCGATAAAGGTTTGGGAATCGCAGTAGATAACTCCGGCAAGATTTATGTAACCGGCATTACCTCTTCGATGAACTTCCCGGTAGCCAATCCCTTTCAAGCTTCTTATCAGGGTTCTCAAGATGCCTTTGTAGCCAAACTGGATCCCTCTCAATCTGGAGGAGCCTCCCTGGTTTATTCGACTTACCTGGGGGGTACTGCCACAGATGAAGGTTTTGCCATTGCCGTGGATGCCATCGGTAATGCCTACATAACTGGAGATACCGGGTCTAATAATTTCCCCCTTGCCATTCCCTTTCAGCCTACCATCAGTGGTGGCTTTGATGCCTTCTTAACAAAGTTGAGCGCTACCGGTACGACCCTTCTTTATTCTACCTTTATAGGTAGAAATAGTAACGATCGTGGTCTGGGTGTTGCCGTGGATACTTCTGGTAATGCTTATGTGGCAGGAAGCCTGGGTAGCGATGTTTTAATCGTCAAAGCGACTCCCTCCATTGATCTGGCGGTTATCAAAACCGATGATCCAGATCCTGTGCTGGCCGGACAGAGTCTTACCTATACCGTAACCGTTACCAATAAGGGTCCTGATGTGGCAACAGGGGTTACCCTGACCGATACCTTGCCGGGGAATGTGATCCTTATCTCGGCTACTCCCAGCCAGGGAACTTCCTGTACCCTGATAGGGGTTCAGGTTATTTGTAATCTGGGAACTTTAAATGCCGGGGCTAGCGCTACGGTTACCCTGGAAGTCACGGCACCTGCTGTAGCCACCACCCTGACCAATACGGTCACCGTCACAGGAATAGAACCGGATTCCAATGGGACTAATAATACAACCAGTCAAACTACAACTGTCAATCCTGCGGCAGATCTGTCCATTACCAAAACCGATAATCCCGACCCTGTTTTAACCGGGCAAACCCTCACCTATACCCTTACCGTCCTCAACCAGGGACCGTCCGGAGCTACCAATGTAACCGTCACAGATACCTTACCGGGGAATGTGACCTTTGTTTCGGCTACGCCCAGTCAAGGTACCGGCTGTACCCAGGAAAGTGGTAAAGTAACCTGTGGATTAGGTGCAATAGCCAGTGGAAATACGGCTACCTTAACGATTCTGCTCATTCCCCAGGCCGGGGGATCTCTCACCAACACGGCTACCGTAACAGCAACCGAAGCCGATCCTGATGGAAATAATAATAAGGTTACCCAAGACACGACCGTTACTCCTGTGGCCAATCTTTCTATAACCCAATCAGATACACCAGATCCTGTACTGGCGGGTCAAAAATTGACCTATCTCCTTACCGTTGGTAATGGAGGCCCGGATCCGGCGACAGGGGTCACAGTGGTGGATACCTTACCGGGAAGTGTTACTTTTATCTCGACTACCCCTACCCAGGGTTCATGTGGTAACACAGGGAGTACGGTTACCTGTAATTTAGGAACACTGGCTAAGGGGGCCACCGCAACGGTTACGATCCTGGTAACGGCTCCGTTAACCGCCATGAACCTTACCAATACCGCTACCGTAACTGGAAATGAGATCGATTCCAACGGTACCAACAATACGGTGGCCGAGAGTACAACAGTCAATCCGGCAGCGGATCTTTCTATCACCCAGACGGATACTCCGGATCCCTTGTTTGCAGGTCAAAATTTAACCTATCTTCTCCAGGTAACCAATAACGGTCCGTCCGGTGCGACGGGGGTTACCGTGACCGATACCCTTCCAGGCGGTGTAAGCTTCCTTTCGGTAACTCCCAGTCAGGGAAGTTGTAGCGGGACAGGGGTCCTGACCTGTAATCTGGGAACGTTGGTCAATGGAGTTACGGCGACCATCACGATATCGGTAACGGTACCACTAACAGCCGGAACCCTTACCAATACGGCTACGGTCACAGGGAGTCCCGCAGACCCCAACAGTGCCAATAATACCTCTGCAGAGACTACTTCTGTTAATGCAGCCGATCTTTCTCTGAAGAAAGTAGGTTCTCCAAATCCTGTCTTTGCAGGAGAAAATTTAACCTATCTCCTCACCGTAACCAACAACGGGCCTTCGACGGCCACAGGGATAACCCTGTCCGATACCTTACCGTTGGGAGTTACTTTTGTTTCTGCGAATGCCGGTCAGGGAACCGGTTGTACCTTGACCGGTGGTAAGGTTAATTGCAGTCTTGGTAGCCTGACCCGTGGATCTACGGCTACAGTTACCCTTCTTGTGGCAGCCCCTCTGGTAGCGGGGACCCTTACGAATACGGCTACCGTAACTGCAAACGAGCCTGATTTAACCAACTCCAATAACACGGCTACCATAACCACCACCGTCAGTCCACCCCCTACCCCGACTCCCACGCCGACCCCTACCCCCACGGCTACGCCGACTCCTACCCCCGCTCCCACGCTGACCCCTACCCCCCTGCCTACTCCCAACATCACATCGATACCCTGGGGTATTCAGGGGGATATTCCGATCCCAGGAGATTATAACGGAGATAAGAAGGCAGATCCTACAGTATGGAGACCTGGCGAGGGGGATTGGTTTATTTTGCTGGATCCGACCATTGTCCAGCCCTGGGGTATCCAGGGAGATAAGCTGGTACCGGGTGAATACGACGGGGATGGAAAAGAAGATATTGCAGTTTTTCGACCTTCCACGGGAACCTGGTTTATCTTAGGATCTTCGAGTGGACCTTTGGTCCGCACATTTGGAACCCGCAGCGATATACCGGTACCTGCCGATTATGATGGAGATGGAATTACAGATTTGGCCATTTTCAGACCTTCCTTAGGGATTTGGGTTATAAGCCCCTCCAGCAGTCCGGGAGGTCCGGTACCTGTTCCACAACCGAGCAACCTGATTCAGATACCCTGGGGAATAGCGGGAGACACACCGGTACCTGCCGATTATGATGGAGATGGAAAAGCCGATGTGGCGGTATGGAGAGCCACTGATGGGAATTGGTACCTTAATTTCTCAAGTGGCGGGTTCGATACGGTAACTTTAGGCTTACCCACCCTGTCGGGAGACACACCGGTACCTGCCGATTATGATGGAGATGGAAAGACCGATATAGCCATCTGGCGACCGGGTAATGGAACCTGGTACTTTACTCTCTCCTCAACAGGTTTACTTAATTCCAGGTCGTGGGGCTTATTCGGTGATATTCCTGTACCAGCCGATTACGATGGGGATGGAAGAGCCGATCTGGCCGTGTGGCGACCGGTTGATGGGACCTGGAATATTGTCTTCGATAAAACGGGAACTCCACCCCTCACCCCAACTCCGACCCCAACCCCTAACCCCTCAACTCCTGAACCCCTGATAACCTTCTGGGGCATTCAGGGGGATATTCCGGTCCCGGGAGATTACAATGGGGATAAGAAGGATGATCTGGCCGTATGGAGGCCTGGAGAAGGAAGCTGGTTTATCCTGTTAGATCCCCCTATTATTCAGCCCTGGGGTACAAAGGGGGATAAGTTGGTTCCGGGAGATTATGATGGAGATGGAAAAGAAGATATTGCAGTTTTTCGACCTTCCGTTGGAGCCTGGATCATTTTAGGCTCTTCCAGCGGACCTTTAATACGTGTCTTTGGAACCTCCACAGATACCCCTGTACCGGCCGATTATGATGGGGATAAAATAACAGATCTGGCTATTTTTAGACCATCCCTGGGGGTGTGGATGATAAATCTGTCCGGCAACCCGGGAGGTTCCGGATCGGGAAACCTCCTTCAGGTAGTCTGGGGGATGGCAGGAGATATCCCGGTACCTGGGGATTATGATGGGGATGGCAAGGAGGATGTGGCCGTATGGCGACCCGGGGATGGGAATTGGTATATCAATTTTTCAAGTGGGGGTTTCACCATATTTCCCTTGGGCTTACCGGTTCTACCGGATGATATCCCGGTACCTGCTGACTATGATGGGGACGGAAAAACTGATATAGCTATCTGGCGACCCGGGGATGGGACCTGGCATATTACTTTTTCCTCGACGGGTTTATTTGGTACCAAACAATGGGGTTTGTTTAACGATGTTCCCGTACCCGCCGATTATAACGGCGATGGAAAGGCCGATCTGGCCGTATGGCGACCCAGTGATGGAAGCTGGAACATTACCTTTGACAAGTAA